A part of Cotesia glomerata isolate CgM1 linkage group LG4, MPM_Cglom_v2.3, whole genome shotgun sequence genomic DNA contains:
- the LOC123262678 gene encoding uncharacterized protein LOC123262678 gives MAGAWYEAERSTNNYDGMDECTRFVWYPQPQNNSAILIYNAVSGLYDMTSKTISVADPTNEGIAITYHVPTLGNVVRNRVFLDVNYDDHVIFYTCEEIGGGHYETAWVHSRNRTTGPRMEAILKDAFARYNLNVPVMHTQDNSACNYDSYDVTCA, from the exons ATGGCCGGAGCTTGGTATGAAGCCGAACGTAGCACTAATAATTACGATGGTATGGACGAGTGTACCAGATTTGTTTGGTACCCACAACCCCAGAACAACTCTGCCATACTTATATACAACGCAGTTTCCggatt GTACGATATGACTTCTAAAACAATTTCCGTAGCCGACCCGACCAACGAAGGAATAGCTATTACTTACCATGTTCCAACTCTTGGTAACGTTGTCAGAAACCGTGTCTTCCTTGATGTTAATTACGATGACCATGTGATTTTCTACACTTGTGAAGAAATAGGAGGCGGACa ctATGAAACAGCCTGGGTCCATTCGCGTAACCGAACAACTGGTCCTAGAATGGAGGCCATCTTGAAAGATGCTTTCGCTAGATACAACCTCAATGTACCAGTTATGCACACCCAGGACAATTCAGCTTGTAACTACGACAGTTATGACGTAACCTGTGCTTAG
- the LOC123262671 gene encoding uncharacterized protein LOC123262671, protein MAKTKKSSKNTKKQVKNVSFKKKKCNYKHENLILAVKEAQEGKSIAELSRKYQIPESTIRDRKIGKYVDKPPGPSTVLSAKEECELVAWIFLCTSRGFPVTKHQLIESVKLICDHDKRKTPFKTNRPGRGWYDSFLKRHPTVSERIAENVSLNRAKVSEEHIRSWFTEIKSYLTDEDLLLIDSTRIFNSDEAAVSLNPKPPTVLAPKGLKNVYNVVNNNEKENVTVLVTANAAGTLAPTLVLFSGESLPKDVIKVAPANYSFGHSENGWMTAKNFYEYIANVFYPWLIDKKIKLPIILYIDGHSSHITLPLSEFCREKKIILIALYPNSTHILQPLDVALFRTFKMAWQKSFQAFCQKCGTVSIKKCQFALVLEETFKKLDLKKIMEHGFKACGLCPLDVNAIDFKKVFNRLKSSSSETISNLETTEENTKNIEGLTFLESLIDKTKLESFKNHGSSNWTGPEEDKSLFDVWYLATNKKIDQIVDFPEENFWLKEPQCLSKETI, encoded by the exons ATggcaaaaactaaaaaaagttctaaaaatacaaaaaagcaagttaaaaatgtaagctttaaaaaaaaaaagtgtaacTACAAgcatgaaaatttaatattggCAGTGAAAGAAGCGCAAGAGGGAAAAAGTATTGCAGAACTATCAAGGAAATATCAAATACCCGAATCAACGATAAGAGATAGAAAAATTGGTAAATATGTAGACAAACCACCAGGACCATCAACAGTACTTAGTGCTAAAGAAGAATGTGAACTTGTTGCTTGgatttttttgtgtactagCCGAGGATTTCCAGTTACAAAACATCAGTTAATTGAAAGCGTAAAACTAATATGTGATCACGATAAGCGAAAAACTCCTTTCAAAACTAATCGACCAGGAAGAGGTTGGTATGATAGTTTTTTAAAGCGTCACCCAACTGTGTCTGAAAGAATAGCTGAAAATGTATCACTGAATCGAGCTAAAGTATCTGAGGAACACATACGCTCATGGTTTACAGAaattaaatcttatttaaCTGATGAAGATCtacttttaattgattcaacTAGGATTTTTAATTCTGATGAAGCTGCAGTTTCATTAAATCCAAAGCCACCAACTGTTCTTGCTCCAAaaggtttaaaaaatgtatataatgTTGTGAATAacaatgaaaaagaaaatgtcACTGTGCTAGTAACAGCCAATGCAGCAGGTACTCTTGCTCCGACTTTGGTGCTATTTAGTGGAGAAAGTTTACCTAAAGATGTTATTAAGGTAGCACCAGCTAATTATAGTTTTGGTCACTCGGAGAATGGTTGGATGACAGCTAAAAATTTCTATGAGTACATAGCAAATGTTTTTTATCCGTGGTTGATAGACAAGAAGATAAAACTAccaattatattatatattgatGGACATTCTTCACACATTACTTTGCCATTAAGTGAATTTTGtcgtgagaaaaaaattatcctaaTTGCATTGTATCCTAATTCTACGCACATTCTTCAACCTTTGGACGTGGCTTTGTTCCGTACTTTTAAAATGGCTTGGCAAAAATCCTTTCAAGCTTTTTGTCAGAAATGCGGTACTGTAAGTATTAAAAAGTGTCAATTTGCACTTGTGCTAgaagaaacttttaaaaaattagatcttaaaaaaatcatggaACATGGATTTAAGGCATGTGGACTATGTCCCTTGGATGTTAATGCTATTGactttaaaaaagttttcaatagATTAAAAAGTTCATCTAGTGAAACaataagtaatttagaaaCGACAGAAGAAAATACAAAGAATATTGAAGGATTAACTTTTTTGGAAAGTTTAATCGATAAAACTAAACTAGAATCGTTTAAAAATCATGGCAGCTCTAATTGGACTGGACCAGAAGAAGATAAAAGTCTCTTTGACGTATGGTATTTAGcaacgaataaaaaaattgatcaaattgTTGATTTCCCTGAG GAGAATTTTTGGTTGAAGGAACCACAATGTCTCTCCAAGGAAACCATCTAG
- the LOC123262673 gene encoding apolipoprotein D-like, whose amino-acid sequence MLGLFINIIFCVTAGAFAQSTSASSYSSSSSSSHANSYGSNTIPGSQTLMNGPCPDIVADRYELNSFSGRWYELERSINMYDSFDECQEIEWRETNTNSTILIFSAASVLTNETSTTLAEVVPTEKGFMFTYLLPILGRISNEHQFIGTDFDTYLINWSCENVDDNKHIERTYVFSRHPKLTRAIKHAKRRAFRKYHLTLPKMIPRDFSNCTAAFKTYNYL is encoded by the exons atgttaggtctttttattaacattattttttgcgTAACTGCTGGTGCTTTTGCCCAGTCAACATCGGCTTCATCTTAttcttcatcttcatcttcatctCATGCTAATTCATACGGTTCCAATACGATTCCTGGATCTCAAACATTAATGAACGGGCCTTGTCCTGACATTGTTGCGGATCGATATGAATTAAATTCA ttCAGCGGCAGGTGGTATGAACTCGAACGGAGTATAAATATGTATGATAGCTTCGATGAATGTCAGGAAATAGAGTGGAGAGAAACAAACACTAATTCTACAATACTTATCTTCAGTGCCGCTTCAGTTCT taCAAATGAAACTTCTACAACATTGGCGGAAGTGGTTCCAACTGAAAAAGGATTTATGTTCACTTACCTTTTGCCAATTTTGGGTAGAATCTCTAACGAGCACCAGTTTATTGGTACTGATTTTGATACCTATCTGATAAATTGGAGCTGCGAGAACGTAGATGATAATAAGCA caTCGAAAGGACCTATGTGTTTTCACGTCATCCAAAATTGACTCGTGCTATCAAACATGCGAAACGAAGGGCATTCCGTAAATATCATCTCACATTACCAAAAATGATTCCTCGTGATTTTTCAAACTGTACCGCAGCCTTTAAAACTTACAATTACTTGTAA